The sequence GACAGTTGATCAAAGACTATGCGGCTGCTTTCAGAACAAAAATCGACATGAAACAGATCGGTTTCAGACAGGAAGCTGCCAAAGTGGGCGGAATAGGATCTTGCGGGCGAGAGCTTTGCTGCTCGACGTGGTTAACGGATTTCAGATCTGTAAATACCAACGTTGCAAGATACCAACAGCTGAGCATCAACCCTCAGAAACTGGCCGGACAGTGCGGGAAACTTAAATGTTGTCTTAATTACGAACTAGACAGCTATCTCGATGCATTGAGCGATTTCCCTTCTTCTTCAACCACGTTGGAAACAGAAAAAGGAAAAGCTTTCTGTATAAAAATCGACGTTTTCAAAAAGAAAATGTGGTTTGCTTACGTAGAAAGTTCTATCGCTTGGTATGACTTTGACATAGATTTGGTTAAAAAATTAATCTCAAAAAACAAACGAGGCGAAAAGACACTTCCTCTCGAAGAATTGAAACAGCCGGATACTTCATTCCAAAGTATTGACCTGATTCAGGAGAATAATGTAGACCGATTCGAGAAGAAAAACAGAGGTCCTAAAAACAAAAATCAGAACAGACCGCATAATAATCAGAACAATCCTAATCAGGCTCAGAAAAAAAGCCGACCTGATAATAATCGTACGGACAGACCCGAAAGACAGGAAAGACCGGCAAATGCAAATTCTAACAACCAGCCAAAACAGCAAAAGCCTCA is a genomic window of Chryseobacterium wanjuense containing:
- a CDS encoding PSP1 domain-containing protein, which translates into the protein MSCGCKTSGDSAHSCGPKKTANGCENVNTCGNSYKLSVFDWLSNINNPAPNRCDYVEVRFKNDRKSFYKNVNNIPLHIGSVVTVESSPGHDVGVVSLTGELVKIQMKKKKFSEESPLKIYRLANQKDLEVWQEARKKEDNVKIEARKIAHKLGLEMKITDVEYQGDASKVTFYYTADNRVDFRQLIKDYAAAFRTKIDMKQIGFRQEAAKVGGIGSCGRELCCSTWLTDFRSVNTNVARYQQLSINPQKLAGQCGKLKCCLNYELDSYLDALSDFPSSSTTLETEKGKAFCIKIDVFKKKMWFAYVESSIAWYDFDIDLVKKLISKNKRGEKTLPLEELKQPDTSFQSIDLIQENNVDRFEKKNRGPKNKNQNRPHNNQNNPNQAQKKSRPDNNRTDRPERQERPANANSNNQPKQQKPQQPKAQLEKVEAAAPSDSEKKPTPNKKKFKKKFPPKKDNNA